ATAAAAGTACTTGAATCGACAGTGCAATTTGTAGACTTCATTTCACCAAGTACATTTAACATTGAATCTAAGTAACCAACATTGCCAAGATGACGAAGGATTTCATTGTAGATGGTGAGGTTGGGTGAGAAATTGGGCTGTTTTGCCGCCCATTGGAAGATGCGAATTGCAGACAACTCATCGTTTTGACAGCGCAAGAGATCAAGGAGTTCGGTGGGTGAGAAATTTGGTGGGAGCGGGTGTTCATGGTGTTGGTGTGTTATTGCGGAAGCTGAAGATGAAACTACAGAAACTTTGAACGTTTgaatggaagaaaaagaagaagggggaGTGGGAGTGAAGAGTTTTGGGTGAAGTTTTGTTGTTAGTGTGTGGGGGAGGAGAGGGTGGTGGTGGAAGTGAAGAGATGAGAGAGTCATTGGCAATGGAAGCTACAGCAGCTCACAGGAGGTTGCGGTGCAGCAATGTTTGTTCAGAGTCTTCAATGTAATGCAGGATTGCATTGCACTGGTTGTGATTTACAATGCATGTTCTACTTTGAAGTTGTTTGGATCCTGCATTTCATGAAAACTTGCATTACTTTCTTTAAGTATTCTAAACCATTAGACAACTCCCAACCTATAAATCACATCATACATCACATATTTAAAGAATATCACTATCTCAGTAAATTTACAGTCAGTGAATACATATATTGTTAGTTAGTGATATTATTAACATTGTCCCTTATAATATCTAAACCAATAACTGTAATTTGCAGTTTCTGATATCACTAACTATTTGAGGTATCACTAACTGATTTAAATGCCTTTGCCTTATTCAATCTGCAACCTGCCTAGGAAAATACCCATTTTACttacaaattctaattaattactCAAAATCAGCGTAATTTTAAACAAATACTATATCGAATTATCAACAATTCAATATCAACTTTGAACTTCAGAAAAATTAACTAGCAAATAGATTAAACtaacaattaaattttaatagataTAATAGATTTTTTAGAGATTAGAGATTCAAAACAATGTTTTGTACCTACCTGGCTAGAACGGCGGCGACagtggagagagaaagagaggagagCAGAGGCACAGCTACGAAGGAAAGAGCAGAGCGGATATGGTACGGCGGCGGAGGCGAGGCAGAGGCGGCGAACGGCGAGGAGAAAAAGGGTGCTTCAGGCGGATAACGTAGTCTGCCTCCAACCTTCTAGCTCTCTTAGGCAGTTGTTGCAGATATCACCGCGTCTCTTTtcctcttattcttcttcttttattattttttttcttttatcttttcttagtctttagacaccaaaaaaaattatttagtatgaTTATTAATACATAATGTGTTATTATCTAATTATGTATATAATTCttaatctaatattttattcataatattcTGAATAAATAATTGtccaatttattttgtttaaaaaaattatttttttaaaataattttccattttcaaaaattctattttatattattttattatatataatttaactcttattaaaatttaattgaacTTCTCATAAAAGTTCTCTTAAATCTTACTTGGTGACTTATACTTAAAAAGAGgtgtagataaataaatataactcAACAACAAAGAAAACTTCAATTATAAAACAACTTATGGCTATTTATGCTTTGATTACACTATTTATATCTTCAAATTAACAATACCATGCAAACTAACTCACAAATGATCAAACACCAAATCTGGAAAGGATTAAAAAGTTTTCTATCTTGAgttgcataaaaaaattgagagattTATGCCATAAGTTCCCCAACATGTTCTTGGCATTCAACCTCCACAGAACTACATCCCAAATCTTTCGTCAATTGTCTATCTTTCATCATTCCCCTTACTTTCTCAACATCACTCCATCTTCCCATCTCTGCATACAGATTAGACAGATGAACATAATATGCAGTGTTATCTGGCTCCAATTCAACTAGCTTTCTGGCTGCCAATTCACTCAACTCCAAGTTACCCTGAGATTTTGAACTAGCCAACAAGGAACCCCACATAGCTTTCGTCGGTTCAAACGGCATATACCTTATGAACTCAAAAGCCTCCTGCAACCGGCCAGAACGAGCTAAAAGGTCAACCATGCAAGAATAGTGTTTGACATTAGGCTGAAATCCATACTTGCCATTAACCAAGTACCTGAAGATCTGTCTACCAGTCTCTACCAATCCTGAGTGGCTGCAAGCAGAAAGAACAGCAACCAAAGTCAAATCATCAGGTCTAAACCCATCTTTCTGCATTCTATCAAACCAGCAAATTGCCTCCTCTCCACTCTTAGCTAAAGCAAGTCCCTTGATAACTGCATTCCAAGTATATaaattcttctccttcatgctactgAAAACACTCATCCCCTCTTCAACTCTGCCGCATTTGGCATACATCTCGATCAATGCTGTCCCCAATACAACATCCAATTCCCACTTGTTCCTCCTCACAATATCATGTATCCAAGTCCCCATCTCAATAGCACCAAAATTAGCAGAAGCAGCCAAGGCATTCACCATGGTGACCCTATTAGGCTCCACACCAGCATACTGCATTTGTTCAAACACAAGCAAGGCATTGTCATACTTGCCAGCTTTCCGGTACCCCATAATCATCACAGTCCACGATACAACATCTCTGTggagcatttcatcaaacagttTCTGACACAACCACATATCCCCACATGACGCATACAAATCAAGAACCGAATTCTGCACATAAACATCATTCAAATGCCCCAATTTGACGACGTGAGTGTACACGCACTGGGCACCAATGAGGTCGCACGAGTCGGACAATGACttaaagaggaaagggaaggtgAAGTTGTTGGGGACAATGGAGTTGTTGTGCATGTGGGCGTAAATGGATAGAGGGGTGTGAGGGATGTTGGAGTGGGAGAAGGCTCTGATGAGAGAGTTGCAGATGAAGACATGAGGTTTTGGAAGGAAGAGGGATGGCAATGCTTCAGCAGACTCACTATTCTGTCAGCAAAAGCATTCACCTTAGACATGGTGCTTGTCATTCTCTTTAGTTTCTTTAAGTATTCTCAACCATAAGTGGGTGGCTATTTGCATATAGTGAATGTATCCCATTAGATAACTCCCAACCTATGAATCATAATGAATACCACAATCTCAGTAAATTTACAGTttgtgattatatatatagttagttAGTGATATTGTTAACATTGCCCCTTATTATATCTTAACCAAAAATTGTTATAGTATCAGGTATCACTAACCAACTATTTGAAGAACCAATTTAGATTGGTTGAGGAGTTTTCTTACTTGTTCGCTTAAGCAAGTATCAGCGGATTGAATCATGTCTTGTGTATACAACTTTTCATTGGACAACAGCAAACCTGAGAAAGAAGCCAGATCCACGGCAGATTATTCCTTAACTTGCTGGACTGTGGCCTGTGGGAtagcaaataaacaaaaaaaaaaaacaatattgaGCTATCACTAACTGATTTCAATGCCTTTGGGTTTATTCAATCAGCATAATCTGCCTAAGAAAATACTGATTTTACTTGCAAATTCAATAGCAAATTCAGCTACATAAATTCTAACTAATTACTCAATCAGAACAATTTTAAACAAATACTATATcgaattatcaataattcaatatcaAGTTTGAACATCAcaaaaattaactttaaaataaaacatatgtaAAAGCAATtgattaaataaatacaaaaggaatggatatataaatatatgtggaacaatataataaaaacatagCATAATAGTACCTTCTTGAAAATCGGTGTTACTTTCATATAAACTAACactcaataaaatttttgagaagCTGTTTACATATAAAATAGAAAACTTAAACACTAAACTAACTCAAAGAATGGTTAACAGTGCTaatagcataaaaaatttaCGATTTATCATAGCAAACTCACGAGAAATATCATCATAGTTAAAATCATAATCAACTCTAATAGAAATTAATCCATCTTCTAAAATATCAAATTGAGAATCTTGAGAAAATAACTTAATCCCATTGATCACATGTCGTCCAAAAGATAAATGACAACTTGGATGTGCCCTAAATTCTTTGTATTTGAATAAACTTGACCAGCAGAGACTCCACATTGAAATGCATTTGGATTAAAAGATGTTTGTGTAAAATCTAGTCTTTCAAGCTCATCAGTCAACATAGGTGCTGGTAGGTATGAAGTACTTGCAACAAACTCTCTATCCTTGCAGTTTTTTCTTAAGTTCTCACCAATACCAATaaaaacctttttcttttttgactcTATTACTCATATCAGCTAacacttttctttttcctaagtTTTTCATATTCCTTTCATCAATTTGAGAGTCATTAGTTCTTTTTTGTTGTCCTCTTTTTAGTAGTaacatttattttcttcttaatcTAGTCTTTTTGCACTCATATTtagtagaattttttttttcttctaataataactgcaaaagaattaaaataagataaattaataAGCCCTAATACCAAATACTACAGAAAAACATAATAATTCATAACACAAAGGAGATATAAATAGTCACTATTGATTAAAGAAGATCAAATAGAATTTATTATCAGTTTCCAAGAAGGAGTGGGAACTTACAATGTCTCTTCACTTTTTCATTGTATCTCGGTTCTCATGTGCCTGAAACTGATCATATATAAGAGATCGGATTAACTATAACTGGTTAATTTGTCTGTAAGTAGTTATATCCAATGAAGAAGAATTAAGTTTAGGCTTAGCAATTCATCAAACATGTAATGTGCAAGGAAAAGAAAGTAAAGCAATTCACCAATCACTGCAATAAGTTGAACAGTTGAATCAATAAGCTCCAATATCAAACACTAAAGGAAAACATAATAATTCATAATATAAAGCAATTCATCAAACATGTAATGTGCAGTAAAGCAATCCACCAATCACTTAAGTTGAAAGCAATTCATCAAACATGTAGTGTGCAAGGAAGTAGTAATGCTAAAGAAAATAGAGTAGTTATATCCAATGAAGAAGAACTAAGTTTAGGCTTAGCAATTCATCAAACATGTAATGTGcaagggaaaaaaaaagtaaagcaATTCACCAATCACTGCAATAAGTTGAACAGTTAAACCAATAAGCTCCAATATCAAACACTGAAGTAAAACATAATAATTCATAATGTAATGCAATTCATTAAACATATAATGTGCAAGGAAGTAATgctaaagaaaatagaagaaatttataatataaaggAACTCATCAAATACATAATAtgtagagaaagaaagaaaagcaagTCATCAATCTCTAACTTGCATAGAAGAACACAATTATGAACAAATCCACTCTCTAATCATATTAGGATCAAACTAAAAGTACAGTGGAACATATAATTACTCACATAGAACTAAAGGAACACAGTGGTAAGGCGGTCGTCAAGGCAAAGTGCAGCGGGTGAAGCGACTCCATTGGTGGTAGAGTAGGGAATTTCTGTGACGATGGAAGTGGAGAACGATGGTGAGGATAACTTGGAGAGAAACAGAGTCCTGAAATAGTTAGTGAGATTTCTATGATGATGGAAGTGGAGAACGATGGTGAGGATTGCTTGGAGAAGAGTTCTGAAATAGCGATTAGCGAGTGAGATATTTAACATCagagaagaattttattttttttaagagaagaatttatttttatttaaaataaaaaaaattttataacgGGCTCGTCACAATTATTTCGAAAgataatattcaaaatttaattattagaatgattataatatattaataaaatagaatttaagtttGAAGAGTGTGTGAGTGGATTTAGAAATTAGACTCagacaaaaatagaaattaaaatttttaaaagaattagttattctaaaataaaaaaaataattcttgaatgaattctaaattttagcATTTCAAATAAGTTCTGTGAGAGATTAAACACACTAGAgcagaagaagataaaaaaggataaaattgaacCAAGGATAATATTATAAAGCCTATAATTTAcaatgaggaaaaagaaaagcagaaaatatttttgatttaaatataattaggaGATATCCCCTGACAATTTTTTATTGCAAAATTAGAATAAGATAATAGAAATAGATTAACTTCTCATAAAAATAAGAGGACAACTTATGATATCGCTTCAATGATTTGATACAATATGAAGGACCAAATATACActgcataaatttttttaagatccaaagcagcattatgtgtttttattttactttatactTTTATggactaaattaaataattggaACATGCAATTGTCTATAAAGTGAATCAATATCATATATATCTTTTAGAAACCAAACTATTTCGCATTCACCTTCACGAGTATGTTTTGAagaaatatttatattagtatGGTCTAAATAACACTTAGTTTGTACCAAGTTCTATTATCCTTAATTTAAGGGGTTGAATGAAATATTCTAATATCAACCATCAAATGGAGTGTAGCTCAATAAACCTCTACTTCTTTCACGCAATCATGCACAAGTgctgaaattatatatattttagccATGCCTCATCTTCACTTTTGTCAGCATTCACAAATTTAGCTGTGCATGTGGCTGTAGCACTTTCTTAAACCAGTAGACAtatattaattgatttataataaCACTATTCATGCACCAAAAATACTTATActgatataaaaatatatttgttattaattaattatgtatttaaattatttttaatgaacaaaacaaaaagaatatgTTAGTTGTTAAGAAAATATTGATGTCAAGATGCAAGTTAATACTCAAGATTTATTAGAActctaaaaatttaattgttagtaccgcaaaatttttaaattgaacttGTTATTATCGTCTTCATAAGAATGTTGGAGACTTAGCCACATGGGTGCAAAATCAACACACCATGTACGAAAATCAACTCAGAATTTTGAAGAACGAATTGAGTCAATTGtaattttagagattaatttaaTTCCGATCTCAAATTTCAAGGGTCAAATTGAGTATTAACTCACTCAAAATGTTATCTACTATAAAAAGTATAGGCACAATGGGattgattaatttataatatataagaaAGTTGAAATTTTGAACATGTGCATATGCCTTGATGCAAAGCCTTGTGGCACTAGTTGTTTCCACCCTCAGCTGCATTATTTTCTAGTTTCTTGCTACCAGAAATTCTCTAGATCCGTGAAATACTTAACTCATATTGTTTACTTGTATTGtccaaaataataatagaggatATAGTTTCATGCTTTGACAATTCACCTTTTTTGCTTATTGAAACAAAGTATTTGTCAAGCGATCCTTGGAATGCTTGCAATATCAGCTAGATAAGTACCCTTTATTAGCATTCTTAGGAATATTGAATCCAAATTCAACACCCCTCTACTCCATGCTTCTGATTCTGGTTTACCAAATTGATGCTATAACACTATAACTTCACTGATAGTATCTTAATCCATGCCATGAtccattttcttgttctttcctcaatttcagtctTGCTGCTATGGCTTCATGAGTATATCCTCTTTGAAGTGCAAATGCTGAATCATTTCATAATTTGAAACATATGTCATTAGTCATTACTTTCACATTTAAGGATACATGAAATCTTTAAGGATTCTAAGTCCTGAAGATCCTGCAATGACAAAGCAGATTGTTAACACAACAAAGTTGAAAACATGGAGACGAGTTTACTTTCTAATCTTTGTCGCGGGGGCTGTTGCTCTTCTCCTTTCTGGTGCTGCCATGTCCAAGTTCTTCACCTTGAAGTCATTTCTTGGCAATGAATCTTTCTACTCCAGTTTCAACTCCGGGAACCAAAATGAAGTGATTAAAACTGTGCGAACCGTAATTCAGAAAATTCAAGAAGAGCTCGAAAATCTGAGAACAACAGAGCTGGATCCAACTACTTCAGCATCTGTATTCAAACAAGGAGCCTTTCTTGCTGACGTACTAGGACTTCTTGAGTCGGCAGTGGCTTCTCACGATGAAGGGAAAAATCGGCAAACCAGTAATTTCGATGTTCATCCTCTGTTTAAAGAAAAGAAACGATCCGATGATGAACCTGCAGATTACTTTCTGCGAGAGGAGATTCGCAAGTACGTCAAGATCAAGCCTAACAGATTAGGAAAACAGAATTTCATGGGGGCAAATGCAACCTTCACCAGCATAGGACACGCTTGCTTTGCCATGAAGGAAGAACTAGAGGAGTACATGGATTATGATGTTGGCGAAATCTGCAATGATGACTGGAAACTAGCTCAACGGCTTATGGTTCATGGCTGCGATCCTCTGCCAAGGAGAAGGTGCTTCTCAAGAGCCCCTAAGCTGTACAGCCAACCGTTCCCCATTAACGAGTCCATGTGGAAACTCCCGGACGACAGAAATGTCAGATGGAGTCAATACAGATGCAAGAACTTTAAATGTCTC
This sequence is a window from Arachis duranensis cultivar V14167 chromosome 2, aradu.V14167.gnm2.J7QH, whole genome shotgun sequence. Protein-coding genes within it:
- the LOC107472865 gene encoding pentatricopeptide repeat-containing protein At5g56310 translates to MHNNSIVPNNFTFPFLFKSLSDSCDLIGAQCVYTHVVKLGHLNDVYVQNSVLDLYASCGDMWLCQKLFDEMLHRDVVSWTVMIMGYRKAGKYDNALLVFEQMQYAGVEPNRVTMVNALAASANFGAIEMGTWIHDIVRRNKWELDVVLGTALIEMYAKCGRVEEGMSVFSSMKEKNLYTWNAVIKGLALAKSGEEAICWFDRMQKDGFRPDDLTLVAVLSACSHSGLVETGRQIFRYLVNGKYGFQPNVKHYSCMVDLLARSGRLQEAFEFIRYMPFEPTKAMWGSLLASSKSQGNLELSELAARKLVELEPDNTAYYVHLSNLYAEMGRWSDVEKVRGMMKDRQLTKDLGCSSVEVECQEHVGELMA
- the LOC107472781 gene encoding probable methyltransferase At1g29790 — its product is MKSLRILSPEDPAMTKQIVNTTKLKTWRRVYFLIFVAGAVALLLSGAAMSKFFTLKSFLGNESFYSSFNSGNQNEVIKTVRTVIQKIQEELENLRTTELDPTTSASVFKQGAFLADVLGLLESAVASHDEGKNRQTSNFDVHPLFKEKKRSDDEPADYFLREEIRKYVKIKPNRLGKQNFMGANATFTSIGHACFAMKEELEEYMDYDVGEICNDDWKLAQRLMVHGCDPLPRRRCFSRAPKLYSQPFPINESMWKLPDDRNVRWSQYRCKNFKCLANTTTTSKGFFKCSDCFNLTHHEMPRWVRLDGDSNQTSDFLITDVLGIKPGEIRIGLDFSVGTGTFAARMREFNVTIVSATINFGAPFSEMIALRGLVPLYLTINQRLPFFDNTIDLIHTTRFLDGWIDFVLLDFILYDWDRVLRPGGLLWIDSFFCLKEDLYDYLQAFEMLRYKKHKWVVVPKLDKDDREMFFSAVLEKPPRPFR